One region of Diabrotica undecimpunctata isolate CICGRU chromosome 6, icDiaUnde3, whole genome shotgun sequence genomic DNA includes:
- the LOC140444589 gene encoding uncharacterized protein, whose product MLLRADIYFDLVTYGLIKLGPNLPILQNTHLGYIVGGNIPYSRYTMLGSNATPSKNNAHSHYSNISLHVQTADLDSLLKNFWEIEETKPLTSIHAKTLTPSEQRAEDIFKSSLTILPSGRFQVDLPLKTPNEYQKLGESFHLAKRRFFNLEKRLNKSDELRHLYTEFISEYVSLGHCKYVPLSKLNESSEHKFFLPHHCVFKHDSLTTRLRVVFDGSMKSTSNVSLNDIMLKGYTVQPDLFEILIRFRLYKYTLIADIEKMFRQIRINPKQTFLLNILWRNSPQEELKYLELQTVTYGTNSASFLSTRCLKELAVRNKEKYPLAADALENSCYVDDILHGANDIETLYKTYKQLSTSLNSAGIPLHK is encoded by the coding sequence ATGCTTTTAAGAGCTGATATTTATTTTGACCTAGTTACTTACGGCTTAATAAAATTAGGCCCCAACCTTCCTattcttcaaaacactcatttggGTTATATTGTAGGTGGAAATATCCCATACTCTCGTTATACAATGTTAGGATCAAACGCGACTCCTTCAAAGAACAATGCTCACTCACATTATTCAAATATTTCGTTACACGTACAAACTGCTGATCTTGATtctcttttaaagaatttttggGAAATAGAAGAGACTAAACCACTCACTTCTATTCATGCAAAAACATTAACTCCCTCAGAACAGCGAGCTGAGGACATATTCAAATCTTCACTAACAATTCTTCCTAGTGGCAGATTTCAAGTAGACCTACCTCTGAAGACTCCTAATGAATATCAAAAATTAGGTGAATCATTTCATTTGGCAAAAAGACGTTTTTTCAATCTTGAAAAAAGGCTTAACAAATCAGACGAGTTACGGCATCTGTACACAGAATTCATATCAGAATATGTTTCTTTAGGGCATTGTAAATACGTTCCCCTTTCTAAGCTTAATGAATCGTCCGAACATAAGTTTTTTCTTCCACATCATTGTGTTTTCAAGCATGATAGCTTAACTACTCGACTCAGGGTTGTATTTGATGGATCAATGAAATCAACCTCAAATGTGTCTCTCAACGATATTATGCTCAAAGGTTATACTGTACAACCTGATTTGTTTGAAATTCTCATTCGCTTTAGACTTTACAAATATACTCTTATCGCCGACATCGAAAAGATGTTTAGGCAAATAAGAATTAACCCAAAACAGACATTTCTACTAAACATTCTGTGGCGCAATTCCCCGCAAGAAGAATTAAAATATCTAGAACTTCAGACCGTGACTTACGGCACAAACTCAGCTAGTTTTTTAAGTACTAGGTGTCTTAAAGAGTTGGCAGttcgaaataaagaaaaatacccaTTAGCTGCTGATGCTCTAGAAAATTCTTGTTATGTAGATGATATTTTACATGGTGCGAATGATATCGAGACTTTGTACAAGACTTATAAGCAACTTTCTACGAGTCTAAATTCCGCTGGGATACCACTCCATAAATGA